From Rhodanobacteraceae bacterium, a single genomic window includes:
- a CDS encoding RNA polymerase subunit sigma: MEATEFSRLLSDWAGGDQDAGDRLYASAYDELKTVASRSLHAYGRGDQLSTTLLVNECYLKLARSGAVTSETRQHFLALCARAMRQIIVDSARRQLADKRGAGGPALSLEDLGAEPGASLALGPEALTALDQALSDLDRRDPRLARIAECRIFSGMECAEIAATFGVTERTVQREWLRVKALLLLVIEG; the protein is encoded by the coding sequence ATGGAAGCGACCGAATTCTCGCGACTGCTGTCGGACTGGGCCGGCGGCGACCAGGATGCCGGAGACCGCCTGTACGCCAGCGCCTACGACGAGCTGAAGACGGTCGCCAGCCGCAGCCTGCACGCCTATGGCCGCGGCGACCAGCTGTCGACCACGCTGCTGGTCAACGAGTGCTACCTCAAGCTCGCACGCAGCGGAGCAGTGACATCCGAGACGCGGCAGCACTTCCTTGCGCTGTGCGCCCGCGCGATGCGCCAGATCATCGTTGACTCGGCGCGACGGCAGCTCGCGGACAAGCGCGGCGCCGGCGGGCCGGCGCTCAGCCTGGAAGACCTGGGCGCCGAGCCCGGCGCGTCCCTCGCGCTCGGCCCCGAGGCGCTGACCGCGCTGGACCAGGCGCTCAGCGACCTGGACCGTCGCGACCCGCGGCTGGCGCGGATCGCCGAATGCCGCATCTTCAGCGGCATGGAGTGCGCCGAGATCGCCGCCACCTTCGGCGTCACCGAACGCACGGTGCAGCGCGAATGGCTGCGGGTGAAGGCGCTGCTGTTGCTGGTGATCGAGGGGTGA
- a CDS encoding serine/threonine protein kinase, with protein sequence MDTRLDVAALDEHLEALLDLEPAARQQRLDQLAASEPELVPLLRKLLRVAAEVDTIELRGIGGPLRLVEEERPPPPIEGYRITGEIGRGGMATVYAALRNVHGSEQPVAIKLLRAVLGDSVERERFLTEQRILARLQHPHIARLIEVGSVDERPYMVLEQIDGVPIDQRWRPGEVAIDTALDAALAIADALHHAHTHFVVHRDVKPENVLVDAQGRIRLIDFGIAKLLPASTLIGAVRTATGAVPLTLRYASPEQLLGKPVGMASDLYQLGLLLYHLLTAGWPYDEQPGDLPLQRLAHDQVPQLASRQVADRRRRRQLRGDLDSILLRCLAWNPQDRYPSVLAFREDLERHRQQRPVRARAHTRGYLLRCFVSRHRLGVALASSALLLLALGSVAAIGLAARARDYAGRTERILDSVATMFASANPYASDPGAVTVSEVVDRTSQRFLAAEDADPLFQVLMLERLAELQRALEDYATEGALVARAQALAATHDLDPGIRQRLDVQALESAFSRGELEQLERDHARLLPGLGRENALRAGYVHAKVLIEQQRLDEAEKAFSALFAGLAEVDDPLFRHSVHNSYGILLRRLGKVDEAVAAYRQSLTFLDPARLEHQEALLTVPGNIAIAYGAAGRWAESDAEFRALLQRAEHQLGADHPQLAVIARNYVTLLQRTGRFRSAAALVQRFQPASARSDDRLARIGFLQAQASAALYAGEDATARDAAIASVELAIAVHGSASDALASPLDTLTLVLFELGHLAEAARMAAALLPRDAKLATRAANVLDLTRALGIDGTPAPVAETAARGTPCDQAERAALGDFLLGGKVQQEGSVPPECYAARAARLAALGWTWDTAPLAPFTPEPFDSPLARAARAGRLPQWPQPLAPELARRVDAILAALR encoded by the coding sequence GTGGACACGCGCCTCGACGTTGCCGCGCTCGACGAGCACCTGGAAGCGCTGCTGGACCTGGAGCCGGCGGCGCGCCAGCAGCGGCTGGACCAACTGGCCGCGAGTGAGCCGGAGCTGGTGCCGCTGCTGCGCAAACTGCTACGGGTGGCGGCCGAGGTCGACACCATCGAGCTGCGCGGTATCGGTGGTCCGCTGCGGCTGGTGGAGGAGGAGCGCCCACCGCCGCCGATCGAGGGCTACCGCATCACGGGCGAGATCGGCCGCGGCGGCATGGCCACGGTCTACGCCGCCCTGCGCAATGTGCACGGCAGCGAGCAACCGGTGGCGATCAAGCTGTTGCGTGCGGTGCTCGGCGATTCGGTGGAGCGCGAGCGCTTCCTGACCGAGCAGCGCATCCTGGCGCGGTTGCAGCATCCGCACATCGCGCGACTGATCGAGGTCGGCAGTGTCGACGAGCGCCCGTACATGGTGCTGGAGCAGATCGACGGCGTGCCGATCGACCAGCGTTGGCGCCCCGGCGAGGTGGCCATCGACACCGCGCTGGACGCTGCGCTGGCGATCGCCGACGCGCTGCATCACGCGCACACGCATTTTGTGGTGCACCGCGACGTCAAGCCGGAGAACGTACTGGTCGATGCGCAGGGGCGGATCCGCCTGATCGACTTCGGCATCGCCAAGCTGCTGCCGGCGTCCACCCTGATCGGCGCTGTGCGCACCGCCACCGGCGCGGTGCCGCTGACGCTGCGCTATGCCTCGCCGGAGCAGTTGCTCGGCAAGCCTGTCGGCATGGCCAGCGACCTGTACCAGCTTGGACTGCTGCTGTACCACCTGCTGACCGCAGGCTGGCCCTACGACGAGCAGCCGGGCGACTTGCCGCTACAGCGCCTGGCACACGACCAGGTGCCGCAACTGGCGAGCCGCCAGGTGGCCGACCGCCGGCGACGACGCCAGCTGCGGGGTGACCTCGACAGCATCCTGCTGCGCTGCCTGGCGTGGAATCCGCAGGATCGCTATCCCAGCGTGCTCGCCTTCCGCGAGGACCTCGAGCGCCACCGCCAGCAACGCCCGGTGCGCGCACGCGCGCATACCCGCGGCTACCTGCTGCGCTGCTTCGTCAGCCGCCATCGGCTGGGCGTTGCGCTCGCAAGCTCGGCGCTGCTGCTGCTGGCGCTCGGCAGCGTCGCGGCGATCGGCCTTGCGGCGCGCGCGCGCGACTACGCCGGACGCACCGAGCGCATCCTGGACAGCGTGGCGACGATGTTCGCCAGCGCCAACCCCTACGCGAGCGATCCGGGTGCGGTGACTGTGTCCGAAGTCGTAGACCGCACCTCGCAGCGCTTTCTGGCAGCCGAGGACGCCGATCCGCTGTTCCAGGTGCTGATGCTGGAGCGCCTGGCGGAGCTGCAGCGCGCGCTCGAGGACTACGCCACCGAGGGCGCGCTGGTCGCGCGTGCGCAGGCGCTCGCCGCCACCCACGACCTGGACCCCGGCATCCGCCAGCGCCTCGACGTGCAGGCGTTGGAATCGGCCTTCTCCCGCGGCGAACTGGAACAGTTGGAGCGCGATCACGCGCGCCTGCTGCCGGGACTGGGCCGCGAAAACGCGCTACGCGCAGGCTATGTGCACGCCAAGGTGCTGATCGAACAGCAGCGACTCGACGAGGCGGAGAAGGCTTTCAGCGCTCTGTTTGCGGGACTCGCCGAGGTTGACGACCCGCTGTTCCGGCACAGTGTGCACAACAGCTACGGCATCCTGCTGCGGCGCCTGGGCAAGGTCGACGAAGCGGTTGCCGCTTATCGCCAGTCGCTGACCTTCCTCGACCCGGCGCGGCTGGAGCACCAGGAGGCGCTGCTGACGGTGCCCGGCAACATCGCGATCGCTTATGGCGCAGCGGGGCGCTGGGCCGAGTCCGATGCCGAGTTCCGCGCGCTGCTACAGCGCGCGGAACATCAGCTGGGCGCCGACCATCCGCAGCTCGCAGTGATCGCGCGCAACTACGTCACCCTGCTGCAGCGCACCGGGCGCTTCCGCAGCGCGGCCGCGCTGGTGCAGCGCTTCCAGCCGGCGTCGGCGCGCAGCGACGACCGCCTCGCGCGCATCGGCTTCCTGCAGGCGCAGGCCAGCGCGGCGCTGTACGCCGGCGAGGATGCCACCGCACGCGATGCCGCCATCGCGAGCGTCGAGCTGGCCATCGCGGTACACGGGAGCGCGTCGGACGCGTTGGCCAGCCCGCTGGACACGCTGACCCTGGTGCTGTTCGAACTCGGGCACCTGGCAGAAGCTGCGCGGATGGCCGCCGCGCTGCTGCCACGCGACGCGAAGCTCGCCACGCGCGCCGCCAACGTGCTCGACCTGACCCGTGCGCTCGGCATCGACGGCACTCCGGCCCCTGTAGCCGAGACCGCCGCCCGAGGCACTCCCTGCGACCAGGCCGAGCGCGCTGCGCTGGGCGATTTCCTGCTCGGCGGCAAGGTGCAGCAGGAAGGTTCCGTTCCGCCAGAGTGCTACGCCGCCCGCGCCGCGCGGCTGGCGGCACTCGGCTGGACCTGGGATACCGCGCCGCTGGCGCCCTTCACCCCTGAGCCATTCGACAGCCCCCTCGCCCGCGCCGCACGCGCCGGCCGGCTGCCGCAGTGGCCGCAGCCACTCGCACCCGAGCTGGCGCGGCGGGTCGACGCCATCCTGGCTGCGCTGCGGTGA
- a CDS encoding GGDEF domain-containing protein has translation MPTPRDSYSVLRDRLRWRVALLLALLISALMVALGLLNINLGYRDTALLAWGILGLACGLLVALALLPRALGANVFFATIALALVAVLAFGLLLGRSMLHWAYVFPPVVAFVLRPTWALLGMIGFGVYASLVALRMVDPIDVIRFASGYGLLVCFTYTYALLQERAAAMLRYQSDHDVLSGCLNRRTFNEAIAALDLLATRCTFLLIDLDHFKQINDERGHLVGDRVITAVADRLRGALAAEDRLYRYGGEEFALMLPGQDEAQGVALAERLRQAVAADEVSGVRLTVSIGVACWTVRAGSVTEAISLADRALYAAKHAGRNRVVAASNLGPDPGEGR, from the coding sequence ATGCCAACGCCACGCGATTCCTACTCGGTGCTGCGCGACCGGCTGCGCTGGCGCGTGGCGCTGCTGCTGGCCCTGTTGATTTCGGCGCTGATGGTCGCGCTCGGGCTGTTGAACATCAACCTGGGATACCGCGACACGGCGCTGTTGGCCTGGGGCATCCTCGGCCTGGCCTGCGGGCTGCTGGTGGCTCTGGCACTGTTGCCGCGGGCGCTCGGGGCCAACGTTTTTTTCGCCACGATCGCACTGGCGCTGGTGGCCGTGCTCGCCTTCGGGCTGCTCCTCGGGCGTTCGATGCTGCACTGGGCCTATGTGTTTCCGCCGGTGGTGGCGTTCGTGCTGCGGCCCACCTGGGCGCTGCTGGGGATGATCGGGTTCGGCGTGTATGCCAGCCTGGTGGCTCTGCGCATGGTCGATCCGATCGACGTGATCCGCTTCGCCAGTGGCTACGGGTTGCTGGTGTGTTTCACCTACACCTATGCCCTGCTGCAGGAACGCGCGGCAGCGATGCTGCGCTATCAGTCGGACCACGATGTGCTCAGCGGCTGCCTCAACCGGCGCACTTTCAACGAAGCGATCGCGGCACTCGACCTGTTGGCCACGCGCTGCACTTTCCTGCTGATCGACCTCGACCACTTCAAGCAGATCAACGACGAGCGCGGCCACCTGGTAGGCGACCGCGTGATCACCGCGGTCGCCGACCGTCTGCGCGGCGCGCTGGCCGCGGAGGATCGCCTGTACCGCTACGGCGGCGAGGAATTCGCCTTGATGCTGCCCGGCCAGGACGAGGCGCAGGGCGTGGCCCTGGCCGAGCGCCTGCGCCAGGCGGTCGCGGCGGACGAGGTCAGCGGCGTGCGGCTCACCGTCAGCATCGGCGTGGCCTGCTGGACCGTGCGCGCTGGCAGCGTGACCGAGGCCATCAGTCTCGCCGATCGTGCGCTGTACGCGGCCAAGCATGCCGGGCGCAACCGGGTGGTGGCGGCATCCAACCTGGGTCCGGATCCGGGAGAGGGCCGATGA
- a CDS encoding DUF1211 domain-containing protein, which translates to MSASVPIEERDGDGFRRRGFEVTRLQAFVDAAFAFAVTLLVISLDGIPRNVDQLLDAIAGIPAFAASFALLALPWRMHTRYTWRFGLEDGPTTFWSLLLVFLVLVYVYPLKILFATFFGWISGGALPAHFEIRRVDDLRVMFMVYGCAWALLGSVVMALYRHAWNRRDALGLDAGERLVLRLTLVSLGFMPVLGLASTAVAALLPQHPRGWMLALPGLVYFGMFAQWPVLAWYKRRRA; encoded by the coding sequence ATGAGCGCGTCCGTCCCGATCGAGGAACGCGACGGCGACGGATTCCGCCGTCGCGGCTTCGAGGTCACCCGCCTGCAGGCCTTCGTCGATGCCGCCTTCGCCTTCGCGGTGACCTTGCTGGTGATTTCGCTGGACGGAATCCCGCGCAACGTCGACCAGTTGCTCGACGCAATCGCCGGCATACCCGCCTTCGCCGCCAGCTTCGCACTGTTGGCGCTGCCCTGGCGCATGCACACCCGATACACCTGGCGCTTCGGGCTGGAGGACGGGCCAACCACCTTCTGGAGCCTGCTGTTGGTGTTCCTGGTGCTGGTTTACGTCTATCCGCTGAAAATCCTGTTCGCCACCTTTTTCGGGTGGATCAGCGGTGGTGCGCTGCCGGCCCACTTCGAGATCCGGCGGGTGGACGATCTGCGCGTCATGTTCATGGTCTACGGCTGCGCCTGGGCGCTCCTCGGCAGCGTGGTCATGGCGCTCTACCGCCATGCCTGGAACCGGCGCGACGCACTGGGGCTGGATGCCGGCGAGCGCCTGGTGCTGCGCCTCACGCTGGTCAGCCTCGGGTTCATGCCGGTGCTCGGCCTGGCATCGACGGCAGTGGCCGCACTCTTGCCGCAACATCCGCGGGGCTGGATGCTGGCGCTGCCCGGCCTGGTCTACTTCGGCATGTTCGCGCAGTGGCCGGTGCTCGCCTGGTACAAGCGGCGCCGAGCCTGA
- the malQ gene encoding 4-alpha-glucanotransferase has protein sequence MLNLHQRSAGVLLHLTSLPGPHGIGDFGPGAYQFVDWLVSAGQHLWQWLPINPIGPGDSPYQSVSAFAGSPLMVALEPLVAAGWLPSPVLPEGGFEGGRVDYARVVPWRQAQLRLAARGFDAHATAGERAAFDAWCADNASWLDDYTLFMALEAAHGGAAWWHWHPELRDRVPAALAAARSRYAGEIRFWAFVQWCFDTQASALKAYANQRKVALMGDLPIFIAHHSADCWARPDLYYLDADFQPTVVAGCPPDAMAPTGQRWGNPLYRWDRMAAENYAWWTARLKRALHQADVFRIDHFRGFAGYYEIPASCPTAEEGEWVTGPGKALFDAISAELGELPIVAEDLGLITDDVIELRDGCGFPGMKILQFGFGSDASDEFLPHNYVRHCVAYTGTHDNDTVRGWWDKATPRERAYAGSYLAASAHDVHWAMIRACHNSVANVSVCQLQDALGLDGGHRMNIPGTMGGHNWSWRFTWDMVGPEPARVLGLITAASGRGPFDLLRLPGQQPVEVPVTAIAA, from the coding sequence ATGTTGAACCTCCACCAGCGCAGCGCCGGCGTGCTGCTGCACCTGACCTCTCTGCCCGGCCCGCATGGCATCGGCGATTTCGGGCCTGGCGCCTACCAGTTCGTCGACTGGCTGGTCAGTGCCGGCCAGCACCTGTGGCAATGGCTGCCGATCAACCCGATCGGCCCGGGCGACTCCCCCTACCAGAGCGTCAGTGCCTTCGCCGGCAGCCCGTTGATGGTGGCGCTGGAACCGCTGGTGGCGGCCGGCTGGCTGCCGTCGCCAGTGCTGCCGGAAGGCGGCTTCGAAGGCGGACGCGTCGACTACGCGCGCGTGGTGCCGTGGCGCCAGGCGCAGTTGCGCCTCGCTGCGCGTGGTTTCGACGCGCACGCCACCGCTGGCGAGCGCGCGGCCTTCGATGCATGGTGCGCGGACAACGCCTCGTGGCTGGACGATTACACCCTGTTCATGGCGCTGGAAGCCGCACACGGCGGCGCCGCCTGGTGGCACTGGCATCCCGAGCTGCGCGACCGCGTGCCTGCTGCGCTGGCCGCCGCGCGCTCCAGGTACGCCGGCGAAATCCGCTTCTGGGCCTTCGTGCAATGGTGCTTCGACACCCAGGCGAGTGCGCTCAAGGCCTACGCCAACCAGCGCAAGGTGGCGCTGATGGGCGATCTGCCGATCTTCATCGCGCACCACAGCGCGGACTGCTGGGCGCGTCCGGACCTGTACTATCTCGACGCCGATTTCCAGCCAACCGTGGTGGCTGGCTGCCCGCCGGATGCGATGGCGCCGACCGGCCAGCGCTGGGGCAATCCCCTGTACCGCTGGGACCGCATGGCGGCGGAGAACTACGCCTGGTGGACCGCGCGGTTGAAGCGCGCGCTGCACCAGGCCGATGTGTTCCGCATCGACCACTTCCGCGGTTTCGCCGGCTACTACGAGATCCCCGCCAGTTGCCCCACTGCCGAGGAAGGCGAGTGGGTGACCGGCCCCGGCAAGGCCCTGTTCGACGCGATCAGCGCCGAACTCGGCGAGCTGCCGATCGTCGCCGAGGATCTTGGGCTGATCACCGATGATGTGATCGAACTGCGCGACGGCTGCGGCTTCCCGGGCATGAAGATCCTGCAGTTCGGCTTCGGTTCGGATGCCTCCGACGAGTTCCTGCCGCACAACTACGTGCGCCACTGCGTGGCCTACACCGGCACCCACGACAACGACACCGTGCGCGGCTGGTGGGACAAGGCCACCCCGCGCGAACGCGCCTATGCCGGCAGCTACCTCGCCGCCAGTGCGCATGACGTGCACTGGGCGATGATCCGCGCCTGCCACAACTCGGTGGCGAACGTCTCCGTCTGCCAGTTGCAGGACGCACTCGGCCTGGACGGCGGCCACCGCATGAACATCCCGGGCACGATGGGCGGTCACAACTGGAGCTGGCGCTTCACCTGGGACATGGTCGGCCCCGAACCGGCGCGCGTACTCGGCCTGATCACCGCCGCCAGCGGCCGCGGGCCGTTCGATTTGCTGCGCCTGCCCGGGCAGCAGCCTGTCGAAGTGCCGGTGACGGCGATCGCGGCCTGA